The following nucleotide sequence is from Methanolinea sp..
CCTCGAACTCAAGGCCTTCTCGGGCGAGATCCATGGCATCGAGAACGGGAGCTGGGAGGTGATCACCGGAGACGGTCCAATCCAGCTCCCGAACCTGTTTTTCCAGGCACGCAGCCACCGCCAGGACTTCATCGACCGCCTGATCCCCATCTTCCGGGAACATCTGCCACACATCCCGGAGAACAACCTGCGGAAGATGGGCTCCTGGCTCTACTTCAGCAAGGGAAGCAGCTACCCACAGAACCAGATCGATGTCCGCCGGGTGAAATGGTTCCGCATCGTGACTGCGGACAGTCTCCTTGAAGCCATGAGGTTCCTGGATTCGGGCTACACGCTCCGGCTGCAGGACATGGATGCCATCGTCCAGGGCCTGCACCTCGAGGAGTACCAGTTCGAGACCGGCAAGCCCCTTGCCGCCCGCCCGGGCCGTGCCCCGAAGTCCTTCCGGTTGAGCAGGGGAAATATCGCGGTCATCGCCATCATCCTCCTGGTCATCGGGATCCTGGCACTGGTCATGCTGGTCCCTGGCGCGAGGACGGCAATGATGAGCACCTTCTCAGGCATGGGAGCGGTCCTCTCGGGCATGGTTAAGGAGAGGGGGCGGGACCTGATCAAGTCCAACAGCGGCCCTGCAGATGCCCAGGAAGCCATGGTCTACCTGAACCGGATACGGATTGCCGAGGGGCTCGCCCCTGTCCCCCATGATGACCGTGCGTTTGGACTCGCACTCTCGCGATCCGCAGACATGGCGGCGTTCCGTTACCTCGACTATACCAATCCGGAGACCGGAGAATCGGCACGGACGCTGATGGCAGCGTTCGGGGTCCCGGAGAACTCTACCGTTGTCGAGTCAGCATACGGCCAGTGGAACGGTTATACCTACGGCATCGAGCAGCATGCGCTTGACACCTGGATGTCTGACGAGGGCAACCGGAACCGCCTCTTTGCCCAATATACCGGTGGATCGATCGCCTGCACCAAGGGGTACTGCTCTTTCATCGGAATCCGTGACATGCCGGAGACAACCGGTGTCCCGGAGGTCAATGGAGAAAACGTCACCGCTCAGGAGTCCTGAACCTCACTGGATCTTCCCGTTCAGCGCTGTCTTCACTGTGACCTGCCCGAGCACATTTTCGAGCAGTTCGTCAGTTCCCAGCTGCTTTTCTGCCTCCCGGATGTCCTGCACCCTGGCAGCAGTGGCCGGCATGCGGGGAACCGCCCGGCAGGCGAGATCTGAGGGTTCCGGAGTAAATACCCCGATCTTTTTGGCGATGGCCACCGTCTCGTTCTTGTCAAAGGCGATAAGCGGCCTGATCAGCGGGACCGTCGCTGCTTCTGAGATGGTGGCCAGGTTGGGAAGGGTCTGTGAAGCGACCTGGCCAAGACTGTCACCGGTGATGAGTGCCGAAAAGCGGTGGTCGCGGACGATCCTGCTTCCGAGGGCGAGCATGAACCGCTTGCAGAGCACGCACCGGAAGCGCGCCGGTGGCCTGCTGACCAGGGCTTCGAAGAACGGGCGGGCATCGGCAACCATGAGGTCCATGGGGTACCCGCGGCACCAGGTGGAGAGGGTGGCGTGGCTGGCCAGCGTCCGGGAGAGCGTATCGGCACCCGTGTAGTTCCCGGCATCGATGTGGAGAGAGGACATCTCGCAGCCCCGTTTCATCATGAGCCAGGTCGCGACAGGGGAATCTACCCCTCCCGAAAGGAGGGCGAGCGCCCTTCCCTGGGTCCCCCAGGGAAGCCCCCCGGGAGCGGTGATCGGGGAGTCATAGACAAGTGCCCCGAACTCCCGCATCTCGACAAATATTTCAAACTGCGGCCGCGACAGGTTCACGGTCGCACCCGGGAAAGCTTCGAGAACTGCCTCCCCTACCCGGGCCCCGATCTCCTGGCTGGTGATTCCTTCGACTCCCTGCCGGCGGGCACGTATCGCAAAACTGCCGCCGCCTGCCAGGAAGGATCCTGCCCGCTCCACGGCAGTGCTGGAGACAGCCGGAAGGGTGCTCTCGGTGAAGGTGCAGACCGCCACTTCAACGATGCCGAATATCGTGCCTGTGACCGCAGCGATGCGGAGGGGGTCATCGCCATGGATAAGGATCCGGCCCCGATGAAACTCGAAGCGGTGAGCCAGGCCTTCGGATTCAAGCGCCCTGGCGATGTTCCGCTGGAGGTGCCTGATGAACTGCCGCTTCACCGGTTCGCTCTTCAGGAAGAGTTCCCCGTACCTGACCATGACCACGTCCATTCCGTCAAGCACCTCCCTGTAGGAGATAGGATGTTTTTCATGTTAAAAGATAAGCGACAGGCAGTGAGGGCCGCCGGCATGCAAGGCCATTCACCCGGTACGGTCCATGTCCAGCGTTCACGGGCAGGCATCCCGGGAGGAACCGTTCCTGCGGACTGCAAAACCATTTTTATACGCACTTGTCAGGCAGTATATAAAATTACCGATTCTCCGGGCTCCGTTCGTAATGAAAACCAAAAATCTTTAAGAATCAAGAATCCATGAGGTATTGATGTCGAAAAAGAAAGGAGATACAGGGAAAAGGGAAGAACCGCTCAAATTGTTCTACATCTTCTACAACCAGGAACGCTGGGACAACTGGATCTCCACGTTGCGGGAATGCTCGTTTGCAGTCGAACCCGGCTCCGACGAGATGCCCGACGGCTATACAACCCTCTACAATTTTTCCATGGACATCACCATAGAGGTGTTGAAGATCATCAGGCTCTACCAGAACGGGAGGTTTTCCAGGGATGAAGCCCTCGAGAAACTCAATGCCGTCGAGTGCATCGTGATGGGCGACGCCCCTGCCGGGGAACTCGAAGAGTACATCGAGTCGCTCCAGCTCTCCATGCTCGTCCTCTTTGCGGCCTGCAAGCGTTTCATCGAAGGAGGGTTCTCCACGGACATGAAGGCTCTCATCAAGGAGGGGAAGAAGACCGCCGAGACCGACCTCGAGGCTGCATTGAGCATTGCCGCCGAAGTGGGGGCAAACGTTATCTCCGGGGCGGCCTGCTGTGCCAAATACCTCAAGGAAGACCTTGAACATCCCGGTCTCTTTGACGAGTGGCTCATCGAGGTCGAGAGCATGCACGAGGCGATGACCTCGCTCAAGAACTTCGATGAGGAGGCGGGAGAGGCTTTGTGATCGCGGGCAGGGCGCGGTTCCGGCAGGCCCGCAAGATCGAACGGGCGGTCGGGTACCGGATCCCCGATCTCGCCTTCCACGGCGCCACGCTTGACGCTCTCTCTTCCCGCCTGAACCTTGACCGCCTGGACAACATCCTCCGGGAACAGGTCATCGCTTTTTTCAATTCCTTTCTCGGCTGCTCCTGCAAGGACTCCCCGCACTGCGGCTGCCCGGAAAAGAAGTTTGCCCGCGAGATAATCGAGCTTCGCGAGAATGGTCTTGATCACCGCCAGATCTCCCAGTTCCTGCAGGACGAGTACGGAATCGATGTCTACCCGGCCGATGTGCTCAGCTTCCTTGAAGATTCCGTCCACGTGCTCGAAGCGATACGCGATATCGCAGCCCTGAAAGGAAAGGCCGTTCTTGAAGCAGCAGCGACCAGGCATATCGACCAGATCGAGCGGTAGCAGCACGAACCAATTGCAACGACAGTATCGTTTATCTGTTCTGAGAGAGTTCCCCTAAATGGCATGAAAAAAACCCTCGTGGTACTCTGGCGGCATACCGGCGATCAGGAGAAACCCTGCCTCAGCTGTTCCGATACCGGCAGGTCCTTTTTCGAGCTGCTGGACCTGCTCATCCCCGCCTTCAACGAGGAAGGGATCGTGCTCGAATACCGGGAGGAGATCGTCTCTGGAAATGGTGGGAATCCTGAAAATGTCGTTCTACTGAACGAAATTTCCATCAGCCCCCTCCTCTCCCACGCCGCCCGTGGTGAGGAGTACTGCCATGCCTCGCGGTGCCGGCCCCCGGAGCACATCCACCGTCACTACCCTGATGCATCCGGTGTGATGTGCGATGAAGCCCCGGAGATCCTGTTCCGGAAGGCCATCCTGCTTGCCCTGGATGATGAGGTCAGGGCGCACTATGCCGCGCTCAGGTGATACTTTATATTGCCACCCTCCCAAAAACCAGACAAAAAGAGATGGTATGATATTTGGTCTCACGATCCACGAGGTTTTCCTGATCATAAATATCGTGCTGGTACTCGGTATCATCTTTGATCAGCGGCGGAACCCGACATCAACGGTCGGCTGGGTCCTCGTCCTCATCCTGCTGCCCGGCCTGGGGTTTTTCCTCTACCTTTTTCTTGGCCAGGACTGGACCAAACGCCGCCTTTTCTCCCTTAAAGCAGAAGACGACCGGCTCATTGCAGATGCCGTGATCTCCCAGAAAAAGGAGCTTGAGCGGATCGGCAGGACGCGCCCAGGGGAAACCTATGAACGCTACATGAGTATCGCACGGATGCTGCTTGAAGGCAGCCAGGCACTCATCACCACGGATAACGAACTAGAGATCTTCACCGAAGGGACTGCCAAATTCGCATCGCTCTTTGATGCCATCCGTGAAGCACGCCACCACATCCATCTCGAATACTACATCATCCGCAACGACGCCCTCTCGCGGGAGCTCATAGAGCTCCTCACGAAGAAAGCCCGGGAGGGCGTGGAAGTCCGTCTCCTTGCCGATTCGATGGGCATGAAGGTGAAAAAGAAGGGGTTGCACGAGTTTACGCAGGCAGGCGGGAAGCATGCCGTCTTCTTTCCCCGGATATTCACCATCAACTACCGGAACCACCGGAAGATCGCCGTGATTGATGGCACTACCGGGTTCATCGGCGGGTTCAATATCGGCGAAGAGTATCTGGGCAGGGGGCCGTTTGGCTCCTGGCGGGATGCTGCGATCAGGATCAATGGGATGGGCGTCATGGGATTGCAGCTCCGGTTCATCATGGACTGGAACTATGCTGCCAGGGAGCACCTGGAAATTGATCCGGTCTATTTCCCAATGGTACCCGGCAAAGGCCGCTGCCCGCTCCAGACGGTCTGGAGCGGACCGGATGTCCGTTTCAGCCAGATCAAGGATGGCTACGTGAAACTGATCCTGACCGCCCAGGAATCGGTCTACATCCAGACCCCGTACTTCATCCCCGATGATAGCCTCGCGGATGCCCTCCGGATAGCAGCATTGTCCGGGGTGGATGTCCGGGTCATGATCCCCTGCCGGCCCGACCACCCGTTCGTATACTGGGCTTCTCTCTCCTTTATCGGCGACCTCCTCGATGCCGGGGTGAAGGCTTATACCTATGATGCCGGTTTCATCCATGCGAAATCCATCGTGGTCGATGGAATCGGTGCATCGGTTGGCAGCGCCAATTTCGATGTGCGGAGTTTCAGGCTGAACTTCGAGGCAAACGCCTTCTTCTATGATCCTCTCTACGGCAGCCAGTTGAAGCAGGCATTTCTTGATGATCTCCCGAAATGTACCGAGATCACCCCTGGTTCCTACCAAAGCCGGTCACGGTGGACAA
It contains:
- a CDS encoding DUF2703 domain-containing protein, which encodes MKKTLVVLWRHTGDQEKPCLSCSDTGRSFFELLDLLIPAFNEEGIVLEYREEIVSGNGGNPENVVLLNEISISPLLSHAARGEEYCHASRCRPPEHIHRHYPDASGVMCDEAPEILFRKAILLALDDEVRAHYAALR
- a CDS encoding NERD domain-containing protein gives rise to the protein MGIRFFRGERIRYEHEYHQVKEIVGILSREFQKEPVYVLTNVLVANGQIDCIILTRSGPLILELKAFSGEIHGIENGSWEVITGDGPIQLPNLFFQARSHRQDFIDRLIPIFREHLPHIPENNLRKMGSWLYFSKGSSYPQNQIDVRRVKWFRIVTADSLLEAMRFLDSGYTLRLQDMDAIVQGLHLEEYQFETGKPLAARPGRAPKSFRLSRGNIAVIAIILLVIGILALVMLVPGARTAMMSTFSGMGAVLSGMVKERGRDLIKSNSGPADAQEAMVYLNRIRIAEGLAPVPHDDRAFGLALSRSADMAAFRYLDYTNPETGESARTLMAAFGVPENSTVVESAYGQWNGYTYGIEQHALDTWMSDEGNRNRLFAQYTGGSIACTKGYCSFIGIRDMPETTGVPEVNGENVTAQES
- the cls gene encoding cardiolipin synthase, which gives rise to MIFGLTIHEVFLIINIVLVLGIIFDQRRNPTSTVGWVLVLILLPGLGFFLYLFLGQDWTKRRLFSLKAEDDRLIADAVISQKKELERIGRTRPGETYERYMSIARMLLEGSQALITTDNELEIFTEGTAKFASLFDAIREARHHIHLEYYIIRNDALSRELIELLTKKAREGVEVRLLADSMGMKVKKKGLHEFTQAGGKHAVFFPRIFTINYRNHRKIAVIDGTTGFIGGFNIGEEYLGRGPFGSWRDAAIRINGMGVMGLQLRFIMDWNYAAREHLEIDPVYFPMVPGKGRCPLQTVWSGPDVRFSQIKDGYVKLILTAQESVYIQTPYFIPDDSLADALRIAALSGVDVRVMIPCRPDHPFVYWASLSFIGDLLDAGVKAYTYDAGFIHAKSIVVDGIGASVGSANFDVRSFRLNFEANAFFYDPLYGSQLKQAFLDDLPKCTEITPGSYQSRSRWTRTRESVSRLFSPLG
- a CDS encoding tRNA sulfurtransferase; this translates as MDVVMVRYGELFLKSEPVKRQFIRHLQRNIARALESEGLAHRFEFHRGRILIHGDDPLRIAAVTGTIFGIVEVAVCTFTESTLPAVSSTAVERAGSFLAGGGSFAIRARRQGVEGITSQEIGARVGEAVLEAFPGATVNLSRPQFEIFVEMREFGALVYDSPITAPGGLPWGTQGRALALLSGGVDSPVATWLMMKRGCEMSSLHIDAGNYTGADTLSRTLASHATLSTWCRGYPMDLMVADARPFFEALVSRPPARFRCVLCKRFMLALGSRIVRDHRFSALITGDSLGQVASQTLPNLATISEAATVPLIRPLIAFDKNETVAIAKKIGVFTPEPSDLACRAVPRMPATAARVQDIREAEKQLGTDELLENVLGQVTVKTALNGKIQ
- a CDS encoding RNA helicase, whose protein sequence is MIAGRARFRQARKIERAVGYRIPDLAFHGATLDALSSRLNLDRLDNILREQVIAFFNSFLGCSCKDSPHCGCPEKKFAREIIELRENGLDHRQISQFLQDEYGIDVYPADVLSFLEDSVHVLEAIRDIAALKGKAVLEAAATRHIDQIER
- a CDS encoding DUF2150 family protein → MSKKKGDTGKREEPLKLFYIFYNQERWDNWISTLRECSFAVEPGSDEMPDGYTTLYNFSMDITIEVLKIIRLYQNGRFSRDEALEKLNAVECIVMGDAPAGELEEYIESLQLSMLVLFAACKRFIEGGFSTDMKALIKEGKKTAETDLEAALSIAAEVGANVISGAACCAKYLKEDLEHPGLFDEWLIEVESMHEAMTSLKNFDEEAGEAL